In the genome of Brachypodium distachyon strain Bd21 chromosome 3, Brachypodium_distachyon_v3.0, whole genome shotgun sequence, the window TCATCGATCGATTTGATCGAATGGTCGTTATGGTCGACTTAAAAGTTTGTCAGTCGTCTCAgaaagaaatagcaaaatatTCCCACGAGATAGCCGCTCAGATGCATGTGTCCTCCGTACGTGTGGCCGGGACGAGCGTTGTTATCACGATCAAGCCACCTCACCTAACATTTATCAGCAACGTGCTACTTagagtactactactagctaGATTCAATCGAGCTTACCAGCTCAGCAATGGCGCCGACGAAACTACTCTCCCTGCATCAGCCGCTGCTGATGATATGCAAgttcctcatcctcctccacgccttggtcttctcctcctccggcgacggcgcgcgcgcggcgccgtGGATCACCACGAAGGCCGTGCCGCGGCTGCCGGGGtacatcggcggcggcgccctgcCCTTCTCGCTGGAGACAGGGTACGTGGGGCAGGACGACGGCGTGCGGCTCTTCTACTACTTCATCCAGTCGGAGCGCGCCCCGGCGGAGGACCCCGTCCTGCTCTGGCTTACCGGCGGGCCCGGTTGCTCCGCCCTCTCCGGCCTAGTCTACGAGGTCGGCCCGCTCTCCTTCGACTTCGATGGCTACGCCGGAGGCCTGCCGACTCTGCTGTACAAGACGGAGGCTTGGACACAGGTTAGTTTTACTTACCGTGCGTATCCAAAATGTTTGGCCATCAGCGTTGAGGAAAACAAGTTTATAGCCTTCCACGAAATGTCTAGGCAACCAAGTTCACTGCTGCGTGCCGGCGGTGGTCGGTGCCAATGACCGACCGACTGGTCTCCACAGCCTTCCACATGCTCGGCGCCGGAGTTGTGCAGTACTCAATCAATGGCACCATGAGATCGGATCGGTGATTCCGTGCTCGCGAAGCTCGTATTCGGGGTTCGCGTCCATGGACTCCTGGTGGTGGCGTGCAGCTTGGTTATCGGGATGATCCCAGCGGGCGTGCGGTTGTACCAAGCAACGGCGAGGAGAAAAGATGCACCCAGCCCGCCCCTGCCTCCGCGCTCGCATTCTCTATCGGCGAGCTGCTGCCGGGTCAGCCCAGCACAGCACACACACGGGCTGCTCCCCAATCCCCATCGATGGCAACGAGCACGCCAGCGCCATGTACAGCCACGCGGCGGACCCCGGCgcttccaacatgctctctccccGCGATGGTCGGGGTGAGCTAGGTAGAGGAAGCCCGGCCGCAGCGAGCTGCAGGAGATTGGTTGGCTCTGCTGCACACCAACTGCTCGACCAAATGCCTAGGACGagctagaagaagaagaaggtaaTGTGGATGCCAACTTGGACTACCACCACGTGCACGCTCCGGGTCAAAAACCACGCCATGTCATCAACAAAACCAGTTCGGGTTAGACCAGGGACTAAATGCGTTTGGTTTAGAAAGATATAAGGGACGGGATATCCACAGATTTTTCTTAGGAGACAAAATACGAACAGTGCGAGGAGTTGAGAGATGAAAAAtctatttttctcttctttgtaATAGTACCTTTCTGCTTTCTTGCTCACTGTATAATTAACTGTGTCTAGGAGTACAATATATAAGTGCATTGTGCTGGTTGGTTTGTAGGTTAGCAATGTCATCTTCATGGATTCTCCGGCAGGGACCGGCTTTTCGTACGACACCGCACATGCTGCCACACCTAGCGACACCATGGTTGTTCGCCAGCTCCGAATTTTCCTCGAAACGGTTTGTTTCATTACCCAtcaatctctctttttttaatatgaTATTCTTTATTATAGTACAAATTAATCAACCGTGCAATTTTCCATTTGAATTACTCTTTTCTATGCAGTGGCTTGATAAGCACCCACAGTTCTTGTCAAATCCACTCTACATCGCGGGGGATTCATATAGCGGCATAATCATACCTTCTCTCGCCATGGAAATAGCTAAAGGTAATCacattttcttcatatttCTTCTGCTGATGGATACTTGTCATACAAGTTTGTTGAAAGCACatgctcccccccccccctttcaTGACTATAAACTGAATTGCTTTTAATTTCATGCTGCTTTCATTATAGGGATAGAATCTGGTGATGAGCGACTTATAAATCTCAAGGTATCCTATATTTACTGCCATGAATTATATTCTAATTAAGATTTTAGCCCATTCACTTTATCTGTTGTGTTATTGTCATGATTTACCCTTTCTAGAGCTCTGTGTCTCTCTTCTTTCCTCATATCTAAATCAGTGAACTGAACTGATAAGGCAGGGCCTCTGTGAAAGTCCTGATGACAATCCATCAACGTAGGAGTACTGACAATCCCCTCTTCTTGAGAACCAGTTTGCCCCTACGCTGGTTCCTGCTTTGAAACGCCGCCATAGGTCAAAGATGGTCTCCTAAATAGTTTCGTCAATAGGACCATACGGCCATACCCACAAGCATGTGCAAAGTGTGCCCTTGCATAGGACCTCAAATAAGTAGGGTTTCCAAAATTAAATAATACTCCAGTTAAGAGATTAAGCATGCATAGTTTAAAGTcggcctctcctccctccctctctctttctctttccaACGTTATCCACAAACTGTGTTAATATATCCCTTGATTCCTATAAAATTTTGTTTAAGCACCATTGTATTTATCTGTGATCCTTTAATTTCTATAAAGAGTGATCACTAATAACCATGCGAAAATTTATCTGATATTTTTAGGGTGTTATTGCCGGCAATCCAGTGACTGACATAAGATTAGACGACAATGGTCAACTTCCGTTTCTTCACGGGATGGGAATTATACCAGATGAACTCTACGAGGTGACATAGTTAAATTTGTCTTTGTATTCACAGAAAAAGATGGGTACCGAGTCCCAAAAATCTTATCGATGtatcaaaacaaataaaattctTCTCAGCCAGATCAACTAATTAAATGCATATTTGCTTACATATTTAATATGGTTCACTACCTATTTATTTTGGACAGCACTGAAGTGGAAAATTATATGGCAACACCGAAAGTATATAGGGTTAATTAGATATATGCCACTGCAATTTTTGCAGATTCGAAAAATACCACTGCAATCTTTTATCTTTAATCCTTCTAATGCAATATCCACCCTGTAGCCCGCTCGGAAAAGCTGTAGAGGAGAATACCACAGTCCTTCTAATCCTGCATGTGCCAATTCCCTCCAAGCTATCAACGATGTAAGTGAGAATATCAAGCATGAACTTATTGAGAGCAAGTAGGTGAGACACTGAGACTCGGTGGTTTTTGGTGTGGCATGCAGTGCACAAGGGATTTAAATGGCGCGCATGTCCTGGAGCCAACTTGTCTGGAGTATCCTGACCTCTCAATTGTTCACAAGAAGCCGACGACGTTGCCAGAGAATGGAACGAATCGGTTGATGCTTGAGTCAGCAACACTTTCATCTGTGTGCAGGGTAAATTTAGATTGATCTCCAATATGTCTTCtcaattttcattttcatttctcGATCGTTTGCTCCTTCTTGGATCAAATTTATTTCGTACTACCGTTGCTTAATTTTATGTACCCTTCTGATTGTACAGGGTTAACTGTATCATCATCTATGCATCTTAATTGTCATGCTTTATTTGGTTAATAAATGCAGAATTCCACCTACTTCTTATCTGAAGTTTGGGCAAATGACGAAGCTGTAAGGGAGAGTTTGGGTATTCGCAAGGTAAATTAAGAATGGTAGTAGGTTCTAGCTAGGGGAATATACTTACAGGAGAgattttactactccctccgttcaacaaaagatgtctcaagtttgtcaaaatttggatgtatttagacttgtcttagtgtatagatgcattcaaatttaatcaaagttgagacatcctttgttggacggagggaatacattTTTTCTAGAAGGAgagtattctttatatgccaCCAAAGCAGAGCTCAGTTTTCTCTGTAGCACTGACAAGGAGCTTAATTTTTTACGTGCTGCAGGGAACAGTTCCACTGTGGCAAAGATGTGATTTCCATTTGCCTTACACAAAGGAAATCAGCAGTACGGTGGGTGAACATTTAGCCTTGATCACCAGAGGATACCGGTCCATGGTATACAGGTAAGGGCCTGGGGTGACGActgctctctccctctctcttgtTCTGTCTATAGATTATAGAAATCTATTTGGCTGAAGTACTCGACCATTTTGTGAGATATGTTTGTTTGTACGACGCTTGCAGCGGTGATCATGACAGTAAAATCTCTTTTGTCGGCACCCAAGCCTGGATCAGGCAACTTAACCTCTCCATTACAGACGATTGGCGACCATGGTACGTGGACAGCCAAGTTGCAGGGTAAGGAGGAACCGACTCACAACTTAACAACGCAGACGTACGACATTTTTGCTCAAATGTTGTTCTTCCATTGGGCACAAAATAGTGACGTGTCCTAAATATTCGTAATTTAAATTCTTTATATGTGCTACAGCTATTCTACATATATTGATGTCTTATATAGTACATTGTTGAAATTTCTTTCTCTCTATTTGAGTAGATTCACAAGAGCTTACTCCAATAACTTCACATACGCAACTGTGAAGGTATGCACGTGTATATGGGTACATCGATCATTGCTTTCCATTTAACTTGAACTAATTTGCCAGTGTCCTCAAATTAAATTTAAAGTAATACTGTAATAGAAATACAGTTCAGAAGAAATGAATTGATTGATTCATTTACATAATCTGCTTGCATATATGCAGGGTGCTGGCCACACGGCTCCGGAGTACATGCCCAGGGAGTGTCTTGCTATGATCGATAGATGGCTTTCTGGCCACCCTCTTTGATCGTGGATTTTATTTGTACACCACGTATGGAGGTTCATATGTCTATTATGTGTCAGCATTGCCCCTGTGGCAGCACAGTTCTACAAAAAGATAAATCCGTAGCAAGGCATGTTTCAGTATGGAATTTCTCTAACTGAACTGGATCTTCAGAAATTACGTCGATGGTCAAAGAAGAGCATTATATGAACTTCTACAAGCTATCTCCAAAAACTAAATATGCAGAAAACTAATTGGTACTCAAAACCCAAGTATCTATAGACAATAAGGGAACCCGAAAATGACAGACCACATGTGTCTAATTCAGAACCCAAAGATGAGAAACACAAAGATTGACGTATATACTCCATCCGGTCCATAATACGTGttttggatttagtacaaagttgtactaaccTTGCACTAAATtagagacacttaatatggattggagagaGTATTTCTTTTGTCACCTTTCTTCTTGCAATCAGCCCCTCTCCTCTCAATTGTTCGATTCATATTGCGTGCTTATACAGTTGTACCACTAGCGTGTCCTCGCAAgggtgcatgcatatatatcttGAGCATTAGGAAGGCAAGCTGAAGCACACACCACACAGAATAAAAGAAGGAATGCCATGCATTTCTGTTCAGTGTTCGCCTTGAACTATCTTCATCATGAATCCATGTACATCACACACAAAGAGAAAATCTTGCATGCAAGATAGCAAAAGTTTAGGTATAGGATGTACCGGGAAAGGATTAGTgtcttgcatgcatgatagaAGATAGATGCGTGACTACAATGCGCCTACTTCTGCCGAGTGAGGAAGGTGCTCGACCCACGAGATTTTCATGGGAAGATAGAGTTTTTGATTGGAATGCACAATTCGGTCAAGCCATGGTTTGGTAATCATGAATGCCGAGCTCAAGGTGAATTTCTGAAAAGACAGAAACTATCAAACCTAGCCTCTGCGATTGCTCAAGGACGATTGTGGGAACCAGCTTGTCGTTCCTCCAGGCTCAACTCCTCACGGATAGGGTTGTCACTGGCAGTCCGTAGATGTCTCACGCAAGATCTAATGTTAGATCGATAAAAATGAATTGCAGTATATTTCACAAAATTACTACTATTGAGTCTAGGTTTCAGTTAGACACAATTTGAGACACAAGACTGCTACTCTTGTACTCTTGAATAATTATTTTCACATAGCCCTGATCTACCGGATTAGAGCTTTGTTTATAGAAAAACCGATGAGGCTGGCACTCTATTTTTCGCCCAGCCCCCTCGGCTTTTTCTATATTccatcttttgtttttctcttcttccctaCCCCACCACTGGCTCTGATGTGCTCGTCCTCCATGGATTTGCGAAGGGAATCGAAGGTAACCTCGCCGGAATCGCTCTGTCTGCCTGTGCTTGAACCGTCGCCGCGctgcccgcccgcgccgcgccgccgcccaccgtCTGCCCGCGCACCCGCGCCGCaccccgcccgcccgcctgCACATGCCGGCGCTGGGGCCGCGTGCCTCGCCCAggacgccgcctcctctccccctcAACCCCCCTCCCCACAGCCGGCTCCTCGagttcttcttccccgactcCGGCACGGGCACAACTCCTTCaaactgagaaaaaaaaagcccagGGGGCTAGCGGGtttgatgcaaaaaaaatgtctgACGTGGATCTTACATGTAGGTCCAATTTGTCAGGTTTACTGTCAAATGCCTTAATAAGTGGGGTTTGGttaaagtaaaaaaattacacCAAGAACAGTAGTTTTgtgttcttaaaaaaaaaacagaagtaAAAAACAGTAGTTTGGTGTTAGAAGCCTCTGTTGTGCCTAACTGTAAAACCTATGCCCAACAGTAGTAGTTCTGTGAAACTTAATCAATGAATTGTGAGAAAATTTATCTATTGCAAGGGCCATATAATTTCCTGTCATAATCATTGCTAGAAGGCAAGTCTCAATCTACCCTTGACAATCTTTTGTTACAAAGTCTCAAAGATCCTCTCCCGTACAATCCCC includes:
- the LOC100828905 gene encoding serine carboxypeptidase-like 10 isoform X1, with the protein product MAPTKLLSLHQPLLMICKFLILLHALVFSSSGDGARAAPWITTKAVPRLPGYIGGGALPFSLETGYVGQDDGVRLFYYFIQSERAPAEDPVLLWLTGGPGCSALSGLVYEVGPLSFDFDGYAGGLPTLLYKTEAWTQVSNVIFMDSPAGTGFSYDTAHAATPSDTMVVRQLRIFLETWLDKHPQFLSNPLYIAGDSYSGIIIPSLAMEIAKGIESGDERLINLKGVIAGNPVTDIRLDDNGQLPFLHGMGIIPDELYEPARKSCRGEYHSPSNPACANSLQAINDCTRDLNGAHVLEPTCLEYPDLSIVHKKPTTLPENGTNRLMLESATLSSVCRNSTYFLSEVWANDEAVRESLGIRKGTVPLWQRCDFHLPYTKEISSTVGEHLALITRGYRSMVYSGDHDSKISFVGTQAWIRQLNLSITDDWRPWYVDSQVAGFTRAYSNNFTYATVKGAGHTAPEYMPRECLAMIDRWLSGHPL
- the LOC100828905 gene encoding serine carboxypeptidase-like 6 isoform X2, which translates into the protein MAPTKLLSLHQPLLMICKFLILLHALVFSSSGDGARAAPWITTKAVPRLPGYIGGGALPFSLETGYVGQDDGVRLFYYFIQSERAPAEDPVLLWLTGGPGCSALSGLVYEVGPLSFDFDGYAGGLPTLLYKTEAWTQVSNVIFMDSPAGTGFSYDTAHAATPSDTMVVRQLRIFLETWLDKHPQFLSNPLYIAGDSYSGIIIPSLAMEIAKGIESGDERLINLKGVIAGNPVTDIRLDDNGQLPFLHGMGIIPDELYEPARKSCRGEYHSPSNPACANSLQAINDCTRDLNGAHVLEPTCLEYPDLSIVHKKPTTLPENGTNRLMLESATLSSVCRNSTYFLSEVWANDEAVRESLGIRKGTVPLWQRCDFHLPYTKEISSTVGEHLALITRGYRSMVYSGDHDSKISFVGTQAWIRQLNLSITDDWRPWYVDSQVAGVLATRLRSTCPGSVLL
- the LOC100828905 gene encoding serine carboxypeptidase-like 10 isoform X3, coding for MAPTKLLSLHQPLLMICKFLILLHALVFSSSGDGARAAPWITTKAVPRLPGYIGGGALPFSLETGYVGQDDGVRLFYYFIQSERAPAEDPVLLWLTGGPGCSALSGLVYEVGPLSFDFDGYAGGLPTLLYKTEAWTQVSNVIFMDSPAGTGFSYDTAHAATPSDTMVVRQLRIFLETWLDKHPQFLSNPLYIAGDSYSGIIIPSLAMEIAKGIESGDERLINLKPARKSCRGEYHSPSNPACANSLQAINDCTRDLNGAHVLEPTCLEYPDLSIVHKKPTTLPENGTNRLMLESATLSSVCRNSTYFLSEVWANDEAVRESLGIRKGTVPLWQRCDFHLPYTKEISSTVGEHLALITRGYRSMVYSGDHDSKISFVGTQAWIRQLNLSITDDWRPWYVDSQVAGFTRAYSNNFTYATVKGAGHTAPEYMPRECLAMIDRWLSGHPL